A stretch of the Snodgrassella alvi genome encodes the following:
- a CDS encoding HlyD family type I secretion periplasmic adaptor subunit, whose protein sequence is MRIQAFKDFLQRYSTVWKNVWAVRFQLDPPKRDKDERAFLPAHLELTETPLSAAPKWTARLIILFAVIALLWALIGKLDIVAVATGKTTPGGRSKVIQPLETSVVDKIAVKNGDHVKNGQVLVELSGIGSDSDYAQSEKSLQAARLNKLRLEAVIRALDSHQTPILDKELATQWHLNPDQITEAQSLALNQYQTWFTQDAQLQTVLREHQAQLQGTQSQVSKLEQTTAIEQSRTSDYKDLLAQNFVSKHAYYEQESKFIQNKNDLASQRSQLRQIQESIREAEQNRQLQTSTLKRDTLDQLRQANEQIQQLTQATEKALQRKQLMTLKSPVDGTVQQLATYTVGGVVTAAQQIMVVVPDQDQMEIEALVSNKDIGFVKAGQNAVIKIESFPYTRYGYLTGKVKNVSFDAIEDEKLGLVFAATIVLDKNYLVIDGKKVNLTAGMNVTAEIKTGKRRVITYLLSPLQTKVDESMRER, encoded by the coding sequence ATTCGCATTCAAGCATTTAAAGATTTCCTGCAACGCTATAGCACAGTATGGAAAAATGTGTGGGCCGTACGGTTTCAGCTCGATCCACCTAAACGCGATAAAGATGAACGTGCCTTTTTACCAGCACATCTGGAATTAACCGAAACTCCTCTATCCGCAGCACCAAAGTGGACCGCTCGTCTGATTATCCTGTTCGCAGTAATCGCTCTTCTATGGGCTTTAATCGGTAAGCTGGATATTGTTGCAGTGGCCACGGGCAAAACAACACCAGGTGGACGCAGCAAAGTTATTCAACCATTGGAAACTTCGGTAGTTGATAAAATTGCAGTAAAAAATGGCGACCATGTAAAAAACGGACAAGTACTTGTCGAGTTGAGTGGCATTGGCTCTGACAGTGATTATGCACAATCGGAAAAATCTTTACAGGCGGCTCGTTTGAATAAATTGCGTCTGGAGGCTGTAATCCGCGCATTAGATTCTCATCAGACTCCTATACTGGATAAGGAGCTTGCTACGCAGTGGCACCTTAATCCCGATCAGATTACAGAAGCACAATCTCTGGCTTTAAATCAGTATCAGACTTGGTTTACTCAAGATGCACAATTGCAAACGGTGCTGCGTGAACATCAGGCTCAGCTTCAAGGTACTCAGTCTCAGGTAAGCAAGCTGGAGCAAACTACCGCCATTGAACAAAGCCGTACATCAGACTATAAAGACTTACTGGCCCAAAATTTTGTTTCGAAACACGCTTACTATGAACAGGAAAGCAAATTTATTCAGAATAAAAATGATTTAGCCAGTCAGCGCAGTCAGTTACGGCAGATACAGGAAAGTATTCGTGAAGCAGAACAAAATCGTCAATTACAAACCAGTACACTCAAACGAGATACGCTAGATCAGCTTCGACAGGCAAACGAACAAATACAGCAACTCACTCAAGCAACAGAAAAGGCTTTACAACGCAAACAGCTAATGACTTTGAAATCCCCTGTTGATGGTACAGTACAGCAGCTAGCCACCTATACTGTGGGCGGTGTGGTGACTGCTGCCCAACAGATTATGGTGGTAGTACCTGATCAGGATCAGATGGAAATTGAAGCATTGGTATCAAATAAAGATATCGGTTTTGTCAAAGCTGGGCAGAATGCAGTTATTAAAATCGAATCTTTCCCCTACACTCGTTATGGTTATCTAACTGGCAAAGTAAAAAATGTTAGCTTTGATGCTATTGAAGATGAAAAACTAGGCTTAGTGTTTGCTGCAACAATTGTTCTAGACAAAAATTATTTAGTGATTGATGGTAAAAAAGTTAATTTGACTGCAGGCATGAATGTCACAGCTGAAATTAAAACCGGTAAGCGTCGCGTTATTACTTATTTATTAAGCCCGCTGCAAACCAAAGTTGATGAAAGTATGCGAGAACGCTGA
- a CDS encoding TolC family protein, which produces MHKNYPFNCRKFIFALLGFVFLHSNAQAFDLFEAWQAAINYSADYAAAQSERDVQKEQLPQTRAALLPQVNTNYIYQKQPSSLSSTTQTHGWNVQASQSLFDKSKWAQYQQGKITASIADWQLENVKEDLLFKVAKAYFQVLLIEDKLVSIEKEKEAYAMQIKQAKALFNKGAATIVDTNEAQAGYEAARAKKVSSMTDLLVAQNNLANITGLDPKQIKRLKHTDFGDLLGKTSKSDWLMLAQKNNPEWQQQKLALQNAKQAYIAAKAENWPKLTLNGGYQDNHQIQQFYGMDHGTRSKGGIVTVQLSMPLFSGGMIHSKIKEAAAKEQQNKFQLIATERKIKLNIDQAYQTTMGNLYQIQAQQQLLKANAVKLQATQLGRKVGIRSNLDELQALQAKADAEQKLAEAQYSYITTYIQLLQSAGILTQINEQKKLHKLLY; this is translated from the coding sequence ATGCACAAAAATTACCCCTTTAATTGCAGAAAATTTATATTTGCTTTACTTGGCTTCGTATTTTTACACTCTAATGCACAGGCATTTGATTTATTCGAAGCCTGGCAGGCCGCAATCAATTACTCTGCAGATTATGCTGCGGCACAAAGCGAGCGGGATGTACAAAAGGAACAACTGCCACAAACTCGAGCTGCTTTATTGCCGCAGGTAAATACTAACTATATATACCAGAAACAACCTTCCTCTTTATCCAGTACGACTCAGACTCACGGATGGAATGTTCAGGCAAGTCAATCATTATTTGATAAGTCCAAATGGGCACAATATCAGCAGGGAAAAATTACGGCCAGCATAGCTGATTGGCAGCTGGAAAATGTGAAAGAAGATTTACTTTTTAAAGTTGCTAAAGCCTATTTTCAGGTTTTATTGATAGAAGACAAATTGGTTTCAATTGAGAAAGAAAAAGAAGCTTACGCCATGCAAATCAAACAGGCTAAAGCTTTATTCAATAAGGGTGCAGCCACTATTGTAGACACCAATGAAGCTCAGGCAGGCTATGAAGCTGCCCGCGCAAAAAAAGTCAGTAGCATGACGGATTTGTTGGTAGCACAAAATAATCTAGCCAATATTACAGGATTGGATCCCAAACAAATAAAGCGGTTGAAACACACCGATTTTGGTGATTTACTTGGGAAAACAAGTAAATCAGACTGGCTGATGCTGGCACAAAAAAATAATCCGGAATGGCAGCAGCAAAAACTGGCTCTGCAAAATGCCAAACAGGCTTATATTGCCGCCAAAGCTGAAAACTGGCCTAAACTAACTCTAAATGGTGGGTATCAGGATAATCATCAGATTCAGCAGTTTTATGGCATGGATCATGGCACGCGAAGTAAAGGAGGTATTGTAACCGTTCAACTTTCAATGCCTTTATTTTCAGGAGGAATGATTCACAGTAAAATCAAGGAAGCAGCAGCAAAAGAACAGCAAAATAAATTTCAACTAATTGCTACTGAACGTAAAATTAAGCTGAACATAGATCAGGCTTATCAAACAACTATGGGTAATCTATACCAGATTCAGGCCCAACAACAATTATTGAAAGCCAATGCAGTAAAACTTCAAGCTACGCAATTGGGACGTAAGGTTGGCATACGAAGCAATTTGGATGAATTACAGGCTTTGCAGGCCAAAGCTGATGCAGAGCAAAAACTGGCAGAAGCACAGTATAGCTACATTACTACATATATTCAGTTACTGCAAAGTGCAGGTATCCTGACACAAATTAACGAACAGAAAAAACTGCATAAATTGCTTTATTAA
- a CDS encoding type I secretion system permease/ATPase produces MQPSSESSETSSAQKNNIALSALVLLAHYHGIAVNPADITHKYTEKEDLNVEQWLLAAKDLGLKAKLVKHRIERLSLVALPAVVWREDGQHFILARVDGDRYLIQDIAQGKPVILSQEEFAQRYSGQLILVTSRASVLGQLAKFDFTWFIPAVIKYRRIFLEVLVVSVFIQLFALVTPMFFQVVMDKVLVHRSFSTLDVITFALLVIIIFDVVLSGLRTYVFAHTTSRIDVELGARLFRHLLSLPLAYFEHRRVGDTVARVRELEQIRNFLTGQALTSVLDLCFSFIFLIVMWFYSGWLTLVVIISLPCYAFWSATISPILRSRLNEKFARNADNQSFLVESVTAIGTIKAMAVEPQMTRRWDQQLAAYVSSGFRVARLATIGQQGVQFIQKMVTLITLWLGAHLVIKGELTVGQLIAFNMLAGQVAAPVIRLAQLWQDFQQVGISVSRLGDILNTPTENPTSRMALPNIKGQIEFEKISFRYRPDGAEILRDLNLKIKPGEILGIVGRSGSGKSTLTKLVQRLYTPERGRVLVDGNDLALADPAWLRRQVGVVLQENVLLNQSIRANIALADPGMPLEKIMYAAKMAGAHDFIMELPEGYDTIVGEQGAGLSGGQRQRVAIARALVGNPRILILDEATSALDYESERAIMKNMQAICKGRTVLIIAHRLSTVRMADRIIAMDKGSIVEEGTHQELLAKPDGYYRYLYQLQNS; encoded by the coding sequence ATGCAGCCATCTTCGGAATCATCTGAAACATCTTCAGCACAAAAAAATAATATTGCTTTGTCAGCACTCGTTTTACTAGCCCACTATCATGGTATTGCAGTCAATCCGGCAGATATAACGCATAAATACACAGAAAAAGAAGATTTAAATGTTGAGCAATGGCTTCTTGCTGCAAAAGATTTAGGGCTGAAAGCAAAGCTGGTAAAGCATCGTATAGAGCGGCTTTCATTAGTAGCATTACCAGCAGTAGTCTGGCGGGAGGATGGACAACATTTTATTTTAGCCAGAGTAGATGGCGACCGGTATCTGATACAGGATATAGCACAGGGCAAACCGGTTATACTCAGCCAAGAAGAATTTGCACAGCGTTATTCTGGTCAACTGATTCTGGTTACTTCTAGAGCATCTGTACTTGGGCAATTAGCTAAATTTGATTTCACATGGTTTATTCCTGCTGTAATTAAATATCGCCGGATTTTTCTGGAAGTATTGGTAGTATCGGTTTTTATTCAGCTTTTCGCTCTGGTGACGCCTATGTTTTTTCAGGTGGTCATGGATAAAGTTCTGGTACACCGCAGTTTCTCTACTCTTGATGTTATTACCTTTGCATTACTGGTAATCATTATTTTTGATGTAGTCCTCAGTGGTCTGCGTACTTATGTCTTCGCCCATACTACCTCACGTATTGATGTCGAATTAGGCGCAAGACTCTTTCGTCATCTTTTAAGCCTGCCTCTGGCTTATTTTGAACATCGCCGAGTAGGTGATACGGTGGCAAGAGTACGGGAGCTTGAGCAAATCCGTAACTTTTTAACTGGGCAAGCTCTGACCTCTGTTCTGGATTTGTGCTTTTCATTTATATTTCTGATAGTCATGTGGTTTTATAGTGGTTGGCTTACATTGGTAGTGATTATTTCACTCCCCTGTTATGCCTTCTGGTCCGCCACCATCAGTCCCATACTACGTTCTAGACTGAATGAAAAATTTGCGCGCAATGCTGATAATCAGTCTTTTCTTGTTGAATCGGTAACTGCCATTGGTACGATCAAAGCCATGGCTGTAGAACCTCAGATGACCAGACGCTGGGATCAGCAGCTCGCGGCTTATGTCAGCTCGGGCTTTCGTGTTGCCCGACTGGCTACTATAGGCCAGCAAGGCGTACAGTTCATCCAAAAAATGGTCACACTTATTACTTTATGGCTTGGCGCGCATCTGGTAATTAAAGGTGAACTCACTGTAGGACAGTTGATCGCTTTTAACATGCTTGCAGGACAAGTAGCCGCTCCGGTTATCCGTCTGGCTCAGTTGTGGCAGGATTTTCAGCAGGTGGGTATCTCTGTATCCAGACTTGGGGACATTTTAAATACCCCAACAGAAAATCCCACTTCACGAATGGCCTTACCCAATATTAAAGGACAAATCGAGTTTGAAAAAATCTCATTTCGCTATCGTCCAGATGGTGCAGAAATTCTACGTGATTTGAATTTAAAGATTAAGCCGGGTGAAATACTAGGCATTGTTGGTCGTTCCGGTTCTGGCAAATCTACATTAACCAAACTGGTGCAACGATTATATACGCCAGAGCGTGGACGGGTACTGGTTGATGGTAATGATTTAGCACTGGCAGATCCTGCGTGGTTACGTCGTCAGGTAGGCGTTGTTTTACAGGAAAACGTTCTGCTAAATCAGAGTATCCGCGCTAATATTGCACTTGCAGATCCTGGCATGCCGTTAGAAAAAATAATGTATGCAGCAAAAATGGCTGGTGCACACGATTTTATTATGGAGTTGCCTGAAGGATACGACACAATTGTTGGTGAGCAAGGTGCAGGATTGTCTGGCGGACAACGACAACGTGTTGCCATTGCTAGAGCACTGGTTGGAAATCCGCGTATTTTAATACTTGATGAAGCGACAAGTGCGCTAGATTATGAATCTGAACGTGCAATAATGAAAAATATGCAGGCTATTTGTAAAGGTCGTACCGTTTTGATTATTGCTCATCGCTTATCTACAGTGCGTATGGCTGATCGCATTATTGCCATGGATAAGGGTAGCATTGTAGAAGAAGGTACTCATCAAGAATTACTGGCTAAACCAGATGGCTATTATCGCTATTTATATCAGCTGCAAAACAGCTGA